The following are encoded together in the Falsiruegeria litorea R37 genome:
- the tsf gene encoding translation elongation factor Ts produces the protein MAITAALVKELRDSTGAGMMDAKKALTETDGDMEAAVDWLRTKGLAKAAKKSGRTAAEGLVAVVVDGGKGVAVEVNSETDFVAKNADFQEFVGGIAKAALGVADVDALLAADLGGKSVADTLTDKIATIGENMSVRRMASLEGDTVVSYVHNAATAGMGKIGVLVALKGGDEALGKQIAMHIAAVNPAALSEADMDAAVIEKEKQVQMDIARESGKPEQVIEKMIVGRMKKFVAESTLLNQQFVVNPDLTVGAAAAEAGAEITGFVRLEVGEGIEVEKEDFAAEVAKAAQG, from the coding sequence ATGGCAATCACAGCAGCACTCGTGAAAGAACTGCGCGACTCGACCGGCGCAGGCATGATGGACGCCAAAAAGGCGCTGACCGAAACTGATGGCGACATGGAAGCCGCCGTTGACTGGCTGCGCACCAAAGGTCTGGCCAAGGCTGCCAAGAAATCGGGCCGCACCGCTGCCGAAGGTCTGGTCGCCGTTGTAGTTGACGGTGGCAAGGGCGTGGCTGTCGAAGTGAACTCGGAAACCGACTTTGTTGCCAAAAACGCAGACTTCCAGGAATTCGTTGGCGGGATCGCCAAGGCTGCTCTGGGTGTTGCGGATGTTGACGCGCTGCTGGCTGCTGATCTGGGCGGCAAGTCCGTTGCTGACACGCTGACCGACAAGATCGCCACCATCGGTGAAAACATGTCGGTGCGCCGTATGGCGTCGCTCGAAGGTGACACTGTTGTGAGCTACGTCCACAACGCAGCCACCGCTGGCATGGGCAAAATCGGTGTTCTGGTTGCGCTGAAAGGCGGCGACGAGGCCCTGGGCAAGCAGATTGCTATGCACATCGCCGCTGTGAACCCTGCCGCTCTGTCCGAAGCCGACATGGACGCGGCAGTGATCGAGAAAGAAAAGCAGGTCCAGATGGACATCGCGCGCGAATCCGGCAAGCCGGAGCAGGTCATTGAGAAGATGATCGTTGGCCGCATGAAGAAGTTCGTCGCTGAATCGACTCTGCTGAACCAGCAGTTCGTTGTGAACCCCGACCTGACCGTTGGTGCAGCTGCCGCTGAGGCAGGCGCCGAGATCACCGGTTTCGTGCGTCTGGAAGTTGGCGAAGGCATTGAAGTCGAAAAAGAAGACTTCGCCGCCGAAGTGGCAAAAGCCGCTCAAGGCTAA
- the rpsB gene encoding 30S ribosomal protein S2, whose translation MALPEFTMRQLLEAGVHFGHQTQRWNPRMSPFIYGSRNGIHIMDLTQTVPMLDQALQAVRDTVAKGGRVLFVGTKRQAAQPIAEAAEKSAQYYMNHRWLGGTLTNWKTVSQSINRLNQIDEAMEGGAEGLTKKERLGMERDQGKLQASLGGIREMGGTPDLLFVIDVKKEALAIAEANKLGIPVVAIVDTNCSPDGVDYIIPGNDDASRAIALYCDLAARAALDGMSAQLGAAGVDLGAMEEAPVEEAVAEEAPAEA comes from the coding sequence ATGGCTCTTCCCGAGTTCACCATGCGTCAGCTGCTGGAAGCTGGCGTTCACTTTGGTCACCAGACACAGCGTTGGAACCCGCGCATGTCGCCGTTCATCTACGGCTCGCGCAATGGCATCCACATCATGGACCTGACACAGACTGTTCCCATGCTGGACCAGGCTCTGCAGGCCGTGCGTGACACCGTTGCAAAAGGTGGCCGCGTTCTGTTCGTTGGTACCAAGCGTCAGGCTGCTCAGCCGATCGCAGAAGCTGCTGAAAAGTCGGCTCAGTACTACATGAACCACCGCTGGCTGGGTGGCACGCTGACCAACTGGAAAACCGTTTCCCAGTCGATCAACCGTCTGAACCAGATCGACGAAGCCATGGAAGGCGGCGCCGAAGGCCTGACCAAGAAAGAGCGTCTGGGCATGGAGCGTGACCAGGGCAAACTGCAAGCGTCGCTGGGCGGTATCCGCGAAATGGGCGGCACCCCGGATCTGCTGTTCGTCATCGACGTGAAAAAAGAAGCACTGGCGATCGCCGAAGCCAACAAGCTGGGTATTCCGGTTGTGGCAATTGTCGACACCAACTGCTCGCCCGACGGTGTTGACTATATCATCCCCGGCAACGACGACGCATCGCGCGCCATCGCTCTGTACTGCGACCTGGCTGCTCGTGCGGCTCTGGACGGCATGTCGGCTCAGCTGGGTGCCGCAGGCGTTGACCTGGGCGCGATGGAAGAAGCACCCGTCGAAGAAGCCGTCGCGGAAGAAGCGCCCGCCGAGGCCTGA